In Mytilus galloprovincialis chromosome 1, xbMytGall1.hap1.1, whole genome shotgun sequence, the following are encoded in one genomic region:
- the LOC143076657 gene encoding uncharacterized protein LOC143076657, producing the protein MENGIHDEQTPDNDKTENLKVSDESSVKTGDANGGKNGQNTAEEDDDKKGEINGEDRVSIPDYTPPQSADASFSTDANDVEDNKRLDNDPSTNQTTKDSNGTDEDPVRPTTSEKVTRPTNTADVTNEISGQRSRSGSDSQVPAPVTKSEDPDRPDSSSSEETGSWISSSSSNKSDKESENQTKEGKQIVEGSDDQLATSSPQDNNQGLVNISEEQQIEQSQENREDSIEKQETSPTNKMSSEEKTVEPVETVAETQKTDDVEPKTDDVEPKTDDVEPKTEENETKNETNDGQKEEEVTKQEETKEPEKDTTAEEEQKRLEEEKKEEERKKLAEEEERRLLDAKLAEEEASKKKAEEEEETKRLAEEEARLQAEEEARKQAEEEEQRKNALLNQQGSKDAMQQLIDDNTRLADDAKTAKEELQQVTEKHKGVEMELSELRKENDENKVQVKNLHEELEKLKKQTPGTTENEDNDAQIRDLQLKLKQIAHEDEEKEKKIQELSKELHQLKVELRQKSAGHSNDRNAADNPKSKSCVIL; encoded by the exons ATGGAAAATGGTATCCATGACGAACAGACACCAGATAATGATAAAACTGAAAACCTGAAAGTGTCTGATGAAAGCAGTGTTAAAACAGGGGATGCAAATGGTGGTAAAAATGGACAAAATACTGCTGAAGAAGATGATGACAAAAAAGGGGAGATAAATGGGGAAGATAGGGTTTCCATTCCAGACTACACTCCTCCACAATCAGCTGATGCTTCGTTTTCAACAGATGCAAATGATGTTGAAGATAATAAGAGGTTAGATAATGATCCATCTACAAACCAAACAACAAAGGATTCAAATGGAACAGATGAAGATCCAGTAAGACCAACTACTAGTGAAAAAGTTACAAGGCCAACCAACACAGCAGATGTCACCAATGAAATATCAGGTCAGAGGTCAAGATCAGGAAGTGATAGCCAAGTTCCTGCTCCTGTCACGAAATCTGAAGACCCTGATAGACCAGACTCCTCGTCAAGTGAAGAAACAGGTTCATGGATATCAAGCTCATCAAGTAACAAGTCAGACAAGGAATCAGAAAATCAGACTAAGGAAG GTAAACAGATTGTTGAAGGAAGTGATGACCAGTTAGCAACTAGTAGTCCTCAAGACAACAACCAGGGATTGGTTAATATAAGTGAAGAGCAACAGATTGAGCAAAGCCAAGAAAACCGGGAGGATTCTATAGAGAAACAAGAAACCAGTCCAACAAACAAAATGAGTTCAGAGGAGAAAACTGTTGAGCCTGTTGAAACTGTCGCTGAAACACAGAAGACAGATGATGTAGAACCAAAAACAGACGACGTAGAACCAAAAACAGATGATGTAGAACCAAAAACAGAGGAAAATGAGACAAAGAATGAAACAAATGATGGACAGAAGGAGGAAGAAGTAACAAAGCAGGAAGAAACAAAAGAACCAGAAAAAGATACAACTGCTGAGGAGGAGCAAAAAAGACTGGAAGAAGAGAAAAAAGAAGAGGAAAGAAAGAAATTAGCAGAGGAGGAAGAGAGGCGTCTTTTAGATGCTAAATTGGCTGAGGAGGAAGCCTCTAAAAAGAAGGCTGAAGAAGAAGAGGAGACGAAGCGTCTTGCAGAAGAGGAGGCAAGACTTCAGGCCGAGGAAGAGGCAAGGAAACAAGCAGAAGAGGAAGAGCAGAGGAAAAATGCACTTCTGAATCAACAGGGATCTAAAGATGCCATGCAACAATTGATTGACGACAACACCAGATTGGCTGATGATGCTAAGACTGCTAAAGAGGAACTTCAACAAGTCACGGAGAAACACAAAGGTGTAGAGATGGAGTTAAGTGAATTAAGGaaggaaaatgatgaaaataaggtTCAAGTGAAAAATTTACATGAAGAACTAGAGAAATTAAAAAAGCAAACTCCAGGTACGACAGAAAATGAAGATAATGATGCTCAAATAAGAGACTTGCAATTGAAATTAAAACAGATTGCTCATGAAGATgaagaaaaggaaaagaaaatacaagAATTAAGTAAAGAACTTCATCAACTGAAAGTAGAATTACGTCAGAAAAGTGCAGGACACTCTAATGATAGAAATGCAGCCGATaatccaaaatcaaaatcttGTGTTATTTTGTAA